One genomic segment of Panicum virgatum strain AP13 chromosome 2N, P.virgatum_v5, whole genome shotgun sequence includes these proteins:
- the LOC120660369 gene encoding uncharacterized protein LOC120660369, with protein sequence MAMLSSYTLLSRAPAPGPKFSPPAAAAAATLQLRKQLSPPAVASSVVALRWASCKESRRAPLFVCHAQGDKYKYDIQPSALQNAPTSASAGDDWNVMGDEDLVILKLRVGESAKGKVEVGTTTDQTHLVIKYTGDTNDNTEASKLNVPLALPPGYDGSKVQPRWFDGWLVILIAKPKHGPKKIDIPKEP encoded by the exons ATGGCGATGTTGAGCTCCTACACCCTCCTTagccgggcgccggcgccgggaccAAAGTTCTctccaccagccgccgccgccgccgccacactgCAGCTCCGCAAACAACTGTCACCGCCGGCGGTAGCGTCGTCTGTAGTGGCTCTGCGTTGGGCCTCATGCAAGGAGTCCCGCCGGGCTCCTCTCTTCGTGTGCCACGCGCAGGGTGACAAGTACAAGTACGACATCCAACCCAGTG CTCTGCAAAATGCTCCCACATCAGCGTCAGCGGGCGATGACTGGAATGTGATGGGAGACGAGGACCTGGTCATCCTCAAGTTGAGGGTGGGAGAGTCGGCCAAAGGTAAAGTGGAGGTTGGCACAACGACGGACCAGACACACCTGGTGATCAAATACACGGGTGACACCAACGACAACACCGAGGCGAGTAAGCTCAACGTCCCACTGGCGCTGCCTCCCGGCTACGACGGTAGCAAGGTGCAGCCCAGGTGGTTTGACGGCTGGCTGGTTATTCTTATCGCCAAGCCTAAGCACGGTCCCAAAAAGATAGACATTCCCAAGGAGCCATAA
- the LOC120660370 gene encoding uncharacterized protein LOC120660370 — protein MAMLSSYTLLSRAPASGPKFSPPAAAAATATLQLRKQLSPPAVASSVVALRWASCKESRRAPLFVCHAQGDKYKYDIQPSALQNAPTSASAGDDWNVMGDEDLVILKLRVGESAKGKVEVGTTTDQTHLVIKYTGDTNDNTEASKLNVPLALPPGYDGSKVQPRWFDGWLVILIAKPKHGPKKIDIPKEP, from the exons ATGGCGATGTTGAGCTCCTACACCCTCCTTAGCCGGGCGCCGGCGTCGGGACCAAAGTTCTctccaccagccgccgccgccgccaccgccacactGCAGCTCCGCAAACAACTGTCACCGCCGGCGGTAGCGTCGTCTGTAGTGGCTCTGCGTTGGGCCTCATGCAAGGAGTCCCGCCGGGCTCCTCTCTTCGTGTGCCACGCGCAGGGTGACAAGTACAAGTACGACATCCAACCCAGTG CTCTGCAAAATGCTCCCACATCAGCGTCAGCGGGCGATGACTGGAATGTGATGGGAGACGAGGACCTGGTCATCCTCAAGTTGAGGGTGGGAGAGTCGGCCAAAGGTAAAGTGGAGGTTGGCACAACGACGGACCAGACACACCTGGTGATCAAATACACGGGTGACACCAACGACAACACCGAGGCGAGTAAGCTCAACGTCCCACTGGCGCTGCCTCCCGGCTACGACGGTAGCAAGGTGCAGCCCAGGTGGTTTGACGGCTGGCTGGTTATTCTTATCGCCAAGCCTAAGCACGGTCCCAAAAAGATAGACATTCCCAAGGAGCCATAA